In Deltaproteobacteria bacterium, the genomic stretch GCAGCCATCCGTTGTGCAATACCTTACCGGTCTCTTCAGCTTTGTTGAAATACCCTTTCATGATATTGGGACCGCGAATGATGATTTCACCGGATTCGCCGGGTGGCAGTTCGTTGTCTTCCTTGTCCACTATTTTTATTTCGACAACGCCCGCCGGGGTGCCCACCGATCCGACCCTATGACGGTAAAGGTGATTAAAGGTAACCAGCGAAGACGTTTCGGTCATTCCATAAGCTTCGTGTATGATCAGGTTGAATTTTTCCTGCCACCGGCGCACGATTTCAGAGGCCATGCTGGTTGCCGCCGAAAAACAGTAATTGACCGATGTAAGATACTTGCGGCTGTCGGGGGTACCCAATAAGCGGATATATACGGTCGGAACGGAATAGAGGCGGGTGATTTTCTCACTTTGAACCGAGGAAAGCAGCCGATCCATATCGAAGCTTTTGTGAAGCACCAGGGTGCCGCAGCCGTAAAGCGTCGAATTCATGATGTGAACGCCGCCAAACACATGGTTTAAGGGTAAAAAACACAGGGCCACATCCTCAGGAACCGCCCGCTCGTGGTAGCACACGTTTTGGGCGCTGTATAAAATGTTGCAGTGGGTCAACATCGCGCCTTTGGGAGTGCCGGTCGTGCCGCCGGTAAAAAGAATCGCACATTCGTCGTTTACATCACAATCCACCGGCCGAAAGGGTTTGTTGAGAGCCGAACGGCTATCGAAAACAGATGCCAAATGTCTGTCATTTTCCCAAACCACCACATCTTTCAGGCTCGGAACCGCCTCCTGTTGCGGAACCTGGGGCAAAAGCGCGTCAGAGGTTATCATCGCCGAAACCGGACAATCATTGAACAGGTGCGCCAGTTCCTTGTGTTTGTAGGCTGAACTTGCACAGACCGCCACAGCGCCCAGCCGGATGATGCCGTAATAGGCCGCCACCCATTCCGGGCGGTTGGGCATAAATATAGCGACCCGGTCTCCACGGCCAATACCATGCTCGCTGAGATAA encodes the following:
- a CDS encoding long-chain-fatty-acid--CoA ligase, whose translation is MNLSSIIDRAAINFADKTALVSDRRRFTYGRLKSAIERVAFYLSEHGIGRGDRVAIFMPNRPEWVAAYYGIIRLGAVAVCASSAYKHKELAHLFNDCPVSAMITSDALLPQVPQQEAVPSLKDVVVWENDRHLASVFDSRSALNKPFRPVDCDVNDECAILFTGGTTGTPKGAMLTHCNILYSAQNVCYHERAVPEDVALCFLPLNHVFGGVHIMNSTLYGCGTLVLHKSFDMDRLLSSVQSEKITRLYSVPTVYIRLLGTPDSRKYLTSVNYCFSAATSMASEIVRRWQEKFNLIIHEAYGMTETSSLVTFNHLYRHRVGSVGTPAGVVEIKIVDKEDNELPPGESGEIIIRGPNIMKGYFNKAEETGKVLHNGWLHSGDIGRLDKDGYLYIVDRIKDLIISGGLNVYPTEVEEILYTHPAVEECAVIGMPHPEYGEAVSAFVKRKQGRECSEKDLIDYCKKHIASYKAPKKILFVEELPKSPAGKILKREIRKAFTGE